GCAGGAGCAGTCAGTGCCACAGGAGCCGCCTCACCCGCTGCCAGGTCGAGCGGGAAGTTGTGCGCATTCCGCTCGTGCATCACTTCCATCCCTAAGTTCGCACGGTTCAACAC
The Timaviella obliquedivisa GSE-PSE-MK23-08B DNA segment above includes these coding regions:
- a CDS encoding photosystem II q(b) protein; amino-acid sequence: VLNRANLGMEVMHERNAHNFPLDLAAGEAAPVALTAPAIQG